A single region of the Montipora capricornis isolate CH-2021 chromosome 13, ASM3666992v2, whole genome shotgun sequence genome encodes:
- the LOC138028462 gene encoding zinc finger protein ZIC 5-like yields the protein METGARTRNYPNFFECLSTHIPSVPAHGLQRSVIPESVDATQDHGFIRADSPIHLPGLRPSAHEYIHSLSGGNPHGAYNLQANYPVPAAYSTLAARGRDFLLRREHTVTLPSVSPLPPHTIPMDVTSSSTNLVVSPPPPSAFQQTIFTTCNIALNAISLPCFSSPHDSVGPPQMLGTHQDAQRPPASTLVNLTQSVQVSPSSETSNSSNDSQTGSSRASGGERKSSNALFRPSPNSAAIKSPLGPQSPTSAIPSMELSANGAFLRYIRPRGKQEFLCKWTRFKDKLSVPCDNNYPTIQELVKHISLEHVSGTDGSAAHVCSWLDCHRGGKPFKAKYKLINHIRVHTGEKPFPCPFADCGKTFARSENLKIHKRTHTGEKPFMCEFPGCSRRFANSSDRKKHSHVHTADKPYLCRVPSCGKSYTHPSSLRKHLKMHLKAVNGGLPLDSSESMALISAQAAELQLNSSANASRNSQSWMPLAQQSQKISIHQTSNTLPSSVEGESRN from the coding sequence ATGGAAACTGGAGCGAGAACACGAAATTATCCAAACTTCTTTGAATGCTTGAGCACTCATATCCCTTCTGTTCCAGCGCATGGGCTTCAGAGATCTGTTATACCGGAGAGCGTTGATGCGACTCAAGATCATGGTTTTATCCGTGCCGATTCACCGATCCATTTGCCCGGTTTGAGGCCAAGCGCACACGAGTATATTCACTCTCTCTCCGGGGGTAACCCACATGGAGCATACAACCTGCAGGCTAATTATCCTGTACCAGCTGCGTACTCCACGCTGGCTGCTCGCGGTAGAGATTTCCTGCTACGTCGTGAACACACAGTAACGCTTCCATCAGTATCTCCGTTACCGCCTCACACCATCCCCATGGACGTGACATCTTCATCGACGAATCTGGTTGTCTCACCACCGCCCCCTTCCGCGTTTCAGCAAACGATTTTTACAACATGCAACATTGCACTCAATGCAATTAGCCTACCTTGTTTCTCTAGCCCTCATGACTCAGTTGGACCACCGCAAATGCTCGGAACTCATCAAGACGCTCAACGCCCGCCCGCCTCGACCCTTGTAAATCTCACACAGAGCGTTCAAGTCTCTCCTTCGTCTGAAACAAGCAACAGCAGCAACGATTCCCAGACCGGATCCTCTCGTgcgtcaggtggtgagagaaaaTCAAGTAATGCTCTGTTTCGCCCAAGTCCAAATAGCGCAGCTATCAAATCCCCCTTGGGTCCACAATCTCCCACAAGTGCTATCCCGTCAATGGAACTATCGGCCAATGGCGCCTTTCTTCGATACATAAGGCCGCGGGGAAAACAAGAGTTTTTGTGCAAATGGACCCGGTTCAAAGACAAACTCTCCGTTCCCTGCGACAATAATTATCCCACAATCCAGGAGCTGGTCAAACATATCTCTTTGGAACACGTGAGTGGAACAGATGGAAGCGCTGCTCATGTTTGCTCGTGGCTTGATTGTCACAGAGGAGGAAAACCGTTCAAAGCCAAATACAAGCTTATCAACCACATTCGTGTTCACACGGGTGAGAAACCCTTTCCCTGTCCCTTTGCAGACTGCGGAAAAACCTTTGCACGCTCAGAAAACCTCAAGATTCACAAACGCACGCATACAGGAGAGAAGCCGTTTATGTGTGAGTTTCCTGGCTGCAGTCGCCGTTTCGCGAATTCTAGTGACCGCAAGAAACATTCTCATGTTCACACAGCTGATAAGCCATATCTGTGTAGAGTTCCTAGCTGTGGTAAAAGCTATACTCACCCAAGCTCACTGAGAAAGCATTTGAAGATGCATTTAAAGGCTGTGAACGGAGGTCTGCCTTTGGATAGCAGTGAGAGTATGGCTTTGATATCTGCCCAAGCCGCCGAACTTCAACTTAACAGCTCGGCGAATGCCTCTCGGAATAGTCAATCATGGATGCCTCTCGCTCAGCAATCACAGAAAATTTCCATTCACCAGACATCGAACACTTTGCCTTCATCCGTTGAAGGAGAATCAAGAAACTAA